Genomic segment of Chromatiales bacterium:
GAGAGAAAACGAAAAATCACGCTTTTTCGTTTTCGCTGCTCTGGCAATCCTTCGACGGATTGATCAGAGCCTCCCTAAGGAAGTCTCGCTCTGGCACGCCAGAGGTCTCTATCCGAACTTCCCGAAAAACTGGGGTGAGCGATGGGACTTGAACCCACGACCACAGGAGCCACAATCCTGCGCTCTACCAACTGAGCTACGCCCACCATCGTTTTCGTCCGCCACCTGCAACGCACGCCCGCTGCCTGCCCCCGGCGGCGCAAAAGTGGCGCGCCCGGCAGGACTCGAACCTGCAACCCCCGGCTTAGAAGGCCGGTGCTCTGTCCGGTTGAGCTACGGGCGCAGGCGACCGACTGGTCGGGGTGGAGGGATTCGAACCCCCGACATCCTGCTCCCAAAGCAGGCGCGCTACCAGACTGCGCTACACCCCGTGGAACTCGGTGATCGGGATGCGCCAGCGTCGCGACCGAAAGTTTGTAAATATACGGCGCGGCTTTCACCGTGGTCAATTCGCGGCCCGGTCGTTATGATCACGCGCCGTCCGTCCCGTTCCGGAGCCAGCCCGCCAGTGACCGCACAGATTCTCGACGGCAAGTCCATTTCCGCAGGCGTTCGCGCCGATGTCGCGGCCGCCGTGACCCGGCGCCTGGCCGAGGGTCGACGCCGCCCGGGGCTGGCTGTCGTCCTGGTCGGCGAAGACCCCGCATCGCAGGTCTACGTGCGCAACAAGCGCCGTGCCTGCGAGGAAGCCGGCATTCACTCGGCGGAACACCGTCTGCCCGCCGAAACGACCCAGGCGGAACTCCTGACGCTGATCGACGCACTGAATGCCGCAGCTGAAATCGACGGTATCCTGGTGCAACTCCCGCTACCGGGACACATCGACGCCGAACAGGTCATCGAGCGCATCCGGCCGAGCAAGGACGTGGACGGCTTTCACCCGTACAACGTCGGCCGTCTCGCGCTGCGCATGCCGCGTCACCGCTCCTGCACCCCGAAGGGGATCATGCGTCTGCTGGAGGCGACCGGGCGCGATCTGGCGGGCCTGGATGCCGTGATCATCGGTCAGTCGAACATCGTCGGCCGGCCGATGGCGCTCGAACTCCTCGCCGCCCGCTGTACGATCACGGTCTGTCACAGCCGCACAAAAAATCTCGCGGAAAAGGCCCGGGCCGCCGATCTGCTGGTGGTGGCGACCGGACGGCCGAGCATGGTCCCCGGGGACTGGATCGCACCGGGCGCCATCGTCATCGACGTCGGCATCAACCGACTGGACGACGGGCGGCTGGTCGGCGACGTCGACTTCGAC
This window contains:
- the folD gene encoding bifunctional methylenetetrahydrofolate dehydrogenase/methenyltetrahydrofolate cyclohydrolase FolD gives rise to the protein MTAQILDGKSISAGVRADVAAAVTRRLAEGRRRPGLAVVLVGEDPASQVYVRNKRRACEEAGIHSAEHRLPAETTQAELLTLIDALNAAAEIDGILVQLPLPGHIDAEQVIERIRPSKDVDGFHPYNVGRLALRMPRHRSCTPKGIMRLLEATGRDLAGLDAVIIGQSNIVGRPMALELLAARCTITVCHSRTKNLAEKARAADLLVVATGRPSMVPGDWIAPGAIVIDVGINRLDDGRLVGDVDFDAARERASWITPVPGGVGPMTIAALLENTLDAARLHDESN